A region from the Cygnus olor isolate bCygOlo1 chromosome 24, bCygOlo1.pri.v2, whole genome shotgun sequence genome encodes:
- the LOC121059202 gene encoding membrane cofactor protein-like produces MGTVSVSCPAGFGLLLVVVVMVVLLGEARAEEGCMPPERLQYAELTENFSTMQSFPVGTTVVYVCRPGYMRIPGKSLTRTCGEDLRWSQTEEFCAAKRCTHPGELENGIVHVTDLTFGSKATFSCHKGFRIRGNSEITCVVKNQAVDWDGVVPFCERVPCEPPPSIANGYYTEAAEYVYQTTVTYKCNDAPKGEDPYSLVGTPSIFCTLDGDLNGVWSGPPPQCKVVKCENPKVQNGKKVTGFGPLYSYGHSVMFECDPGYFMIGQDVITCQENNTWYPPTPTCEKITEDRCGAPKISHGQVIPLQSEYRSGESVRLRCNPHCAFPDGAEEITVTCQGQNTWSSVQNCACKPVHSDSSPVISHGRIIYGQKPEYSAGDSITIECYAGYTLHGTDRIVYKGEGKWSPEVPACHLSAYVIAIICVVTVVLVFLAAFWVYKKFFSQGGKSDSTPCTAKYTSCKA; encoded by the exons ATGGGGACGGTGTCGGTGTCCTGCCCGGCCGGCTtcgggctgctgctggtggtggtggtgatggtggtgctCCTCGGCGAGGCGCGGGCGGAGG AAGGGTGTATGCCTCCAGAAAGACTGCAGTACGCGGAGCTCACGGAGAATTTCAGCACAATGCAGAGCTTTCCCGTTGGAACCACAGTGGTGTATGTCTGTCGCCCCGGGTATATGAGAATCCCTGGGAAGTCATTAACTCGAACGTGTGGTGAAGACTTAAGGTGGTCGCAAACAGAGGAGTTCTGTGCAG cgAAAAGATGTACTCATCCAGGAGAATTAGAAAATGGTATTGTTCACGTGACAGATCTTACGTTTGGTTCAAAAGCTACCTTTTCTTGTCACAAAGG GTTTAGAATACGTGGAAATAGTGAAATTACCTGTGTAGTTAAAAATCAAGCTGTTGACTGGGATGGAGTTGTTCCTTTCTGTGAAC GAGTTCCTTGTGAACCACCACCAAGTATAGCCAATGGGTACTACACCGAAGCAGCTGAGTATGTTTATCAAACAACAGTAACCTATAAGTGCAATGATGCACCGAAAGGTGAAGATCCCTACTCGCTGGTTGGTACACCTTCTATTTTCTGCACGCTTGATGGAGACTTAAATGGAGTTTGGAGTGGACCACCTCCACAATGTAAAG TGGTCAAATGTGAAAACCCAAAagttcaaaatggaaaaaaagtaactggATTTGGACCTCTGTATAGCTATGGGCACTCGGTTATGTTTGAATGTGATCCAGGCTATTTCATGATCGGACAGGATGTAATTACCTGTCAAGAAAATAACACCTGGTATCCGCCGACACCAACTTGTGAAAAAA TTACTGAAGATAGATGTGGTGCCCCGAAGATCTCACACGGACAAGTGATTCCGCTGCAATCTGAATACAGAAGTGGAGAGTCTGTTCGGTTAAGGTGCAATCCTCACTGTGCTTTTCCTGATGGTGCTGAAGAGATTACAGTAACGTGTCAAGGACAAAATACATGGAGCTCTGTACAAAACTGTGCAT gtaaGCCTGTACATTCTGATTCCTCTCCAGTCATTAGTCATGGTAGAATAATTTATGGACAAAAACCTGAATATTCTGCAGGGGATTCTATTACAATTGAATGTTACGCAGGCTACACATTACACGGTACAGATCGTATTGTGTATAAGGGAGAAGGCAAATGGAGTCCTGAAGTCCCAGCCTGCCACTTAA gtgCCTATGTTATCGCCATCATCTGTG TGGTTACAGTAGTTCTGGTGTTCCTGGCAGCCTTCTGGGTCTATAAGAAGTTCTTTTCACAAGGAGG gaAGAGTGACAGCACTCCATGTACTGCCAAATATACGAGCTGTAAAGCATGA